Genomic segment of Apium graveolens cultivar Ventura chromosome 7, ASM990537v1, whole genome shotgun sequence:
TTACGGAACAACCAATAATCCCCTGACTTTTAGAACAATGGAGACAAATTAATAAATTCTGGTACTCTCTTGGACGAGCGGATTTTTAACTTTTGGCAATTTGTCGTTTTCTTCCGGAATTTGTTTGTAAACAGATTCAAAATATGATGGTTTAATTTCTTAATTCTTATCTTTaagtaatattttatttatttaaataaaacatTTTTCAACATGAAGTTATAGAGTCATATGGTACATTTCCGGTCTATGGAGTTCCAGAATTCTTCTTGTTTTGTGTCAGATAatttcttcttggtttatataagATAGTTTGGTGTGACTTCTTTTTATTTGTATAtattttttcatttttgatttgaTTATACCAAGAAAGGCTGAGCCTAGCAATAGAAATATATCCAGAGAGTTGAACCTGCTATATCTATTAGTACGGAACAGGGATCGGAGACAAATATATAAAACATTCGGGATCGGGGACAAATATACAGGATTTCCCTGCTACTGTATATAACTTTGCTTGCCGGAGCCCGAGGAATTAGAGAAACACACAGAGCtctaataattgaataaataCAGCTCTCAAAGTCTCAAGATGTTGACAAAAGATAGGGATcacttgaattaaacaaggcaGTGGAAGTAATACACACTAAAATTTGAATCATTGCATCTGTTGCTCCATAATTCTCAAAATAACAGCCTACTAGTGACTTACTAAAAAACTAGGCACCAACTCCATATAACAAACAAAAGGGGAGGTGGCAATTAACAATGCCAAGAACATCAAATGTATCCATCACTCCGGGAACTCCCTTGTGTTCCAAACAGGATACAGAACTCTACTTCTCTACCTTCACTAATGCGTTCCTGCAACACAAAGTTATAAGCAAACAACTTTCACAAGTTTAAGGTCCTTCTAATGAATGTGAAAGAAACACATTACAAACCACCCAAACAGCAAAATACAGTTACCTTTTCCTCTGTTGTTGCTTGTCTGGCTTGTCTTGTGATGGCCTCTGAAGCGGCTTCTCCCCAGTGAGCTGTATGAGACTCTCAGTGTACTCATGTGACTCAAATGAATTCGGAATCCCACGGATCTTTACATTCTTGACTGTTTTTCTTTTGAGGTCATACCACACAAGTTTTGTTCTGTCCACTGAGACGCCTACCTCTATGAGCACACTCTCGCCACTCTTGGAAAAAGAAACAGGTTTAAAAAACCTAAAAGATCCACGTATTATGCTGCGTTCCTCCACTAAAGATCCAAGTACGCTGTGTTGTTCCACTGAAAGTGCTTTGGACCAAAAAGTTTCCGCCCCAGAATGATTAATCATTAGCCATACATTGGAATGAGAATCAGGGTGATTGTCAACAATATAAAGAGACTCTACATCCGAAACTAAAGTCCTGGTGCCGAAAGAACCTTCGATAGGTGGACAAGGAACTTCTTTAAATTGTTCAAACCCAAGATCAAAACAAACAACAATTTGACGCCAATTTGTTAGATTTGAAAACGCTAACCAATGCAAAGCTCCGTTTGCAAACACTGCCCTATCTCCGCCGTGGACACAAGTATTAGTAGGAGGAACATTCTGAATCCGTTTCCAAGAGTTGGTCTTAAGGCTGTAGACAATGACCATTATGCCACGAAACTGACGAGTACAATCAGCAACCTTGACAACCTTGTAATCATCATTAACACCATCATACCCAAAGCCACAAACAGAAGTTTCAGTAATATGCAAAGAGCGTGGAAACTCAGCAGGGGCACTCGGTATCTCCCTCGACTTCCTGGTTAATGGATTGAATATCAAAAGCTCATTCATAGTATTTTTGTCTACGCAAACTAAACCATCAGCAGCACCCACAAAATGAGCACCAGAGATAAGAGCCTTGAGTGGGTCCTTAATTTCTACAGCAACACCATTATCATCATCACCACTATCCACATTAGCCTCGTAACCTTCAGTCAAGTAAAAATTCCCATCACCGCTATTTAGTAGGAGACCACCCGCATTGCACTCGAGGGATTTTCTAAGATGCTTTTTAACAAACGGGTCGCTATCGATTAGAGAGCACCATTCTTTAGACACACATCTACAACGAAGAAGATACTTGACCGAAAGGCGACAGAGTATCTCATCAATCAGATCACAAGGAAGCGCCATATAGACAAATGTAGCCTACATAGAGTTTTAGTAAATGTAAAGCTAAGCTAGACAGAAACATAAACAATAGTACAAATACTTATGTGCACAAACTGGTGTGTTTCACAACAGATATAAACTAATATTGCAACAGAAGTAAAGACATTAGTACTTAAATTTCAACTACAAAGAGATAAAGATACATAGTAGATATGTATGTAATATTCAGACAGCAAGAACTTACTTGGAATTGGAAATGGTCTCCGAGTTGCGTTTGGTGCCCTAATTTTTGCCTCACTGCGCTGCTCCGCTGGGGAAATTAAAGAAAtgcaaatattaaaaaaaatgagACAAATTAATAAAAGAGAAACAATAGAGTTCCTATAATACCCCATATTTTAAGCTTCTTATTAATTTTAGAATTCAAAATTATGGATAATGTTTCATGTACATAATTGGTtgttaaaaatttgaattttgtaaGTTATcttttagtttaaaatttgaatatgagTTAAACCGGGTGATAAGAGTTTAATAGTTTGTTGATCTACTTATTATATAAACGGAGTTACGGGCATTCGCACAAAAAAAACTCATCTTAAAGCACAGTTGGTGTCAGAAAAGAGCTAACTGGAGTGTCACTGTTAAAATATTTGGTTATTAAAGATTAAGAGAAGGAGAAATAGATTTTTGGGTTATTAAAGATCAAGAGGAGGAGAAAGATAGCTAGATTAAGGTCGGCCAAAACTTTCAACAAGTGTACATCTTGAGGGAGGTTTATTTAAAATTTAGTTACCTAATTTAAGATGATTATTATGTATATTGTATACTAATATTAGTCATTTTATTTTCAGGTTTATAAATATTTGTACACATTTTTTTACATACTTATATCAGGCTCTAAATTCAggtaaattttatcaaattattatattatttgtttatgtgtttatatattgtgttagGTTATTATTTAATGCatgtttaattgatttaattgattaattgttaTTTGTACTGCCTACAAGATGTTTAATTAGTAGTAATCTAATTAGTCATGTTCCctgttgtttttgtttttaatttttatgtcattaagttggtttaagaaattatatgattctcaggttttttttacattttattaAGTGGATGATATGGTACATTTTAATATTGTAAGTGTCTGGCTAgttttgttaattattatttaCTAGTTATGTGTGTGAGTTGTTCACAATATTATCATGTTATATTATGCTAGTTTGttaatatgtaaaaatatttgtaaaataaaatctattttcacaagatttagtttattgagatttattaaaaattgacAAAATATGTATTTGTGAACTAATGATATTTATGGTATTTTATTTTACAGGAGATATGTAGTCAAGTTATTTTGTTAATTAAGTTAAGTAATTAACAATTGATTTTTTGTttatctaaaattataaattGTTTACATTTGTTAATCATATTACATTATTATATTTTCCCCATGCATAATATATTTAAAACTTTAGTCTCATTGTTTTTTTATAAccaatatgttattaattataGTATTTAATGCTTGGTCATGATAATTTAAATTTTGTAAGTAGTGTGTAGTATTAATGTGACAAAGGTGGATTTGATAAATCTTGTTAGTATGTGTTGCTAAACAAAGAGCATAAatgttatatttatttttattattttcttaaattgttGTTACAATTTAATGTGTTAAATGAATGTATAATTTAAGTTTGTCTACTTTTATTAAGTTATATACTTAAAGATTTCTACattgtttttataaattaataaaatatcttttatatttttataaaccaGCTTGTAAATTATTAAGATTGTTTGTTAGTTATATATTTATACTACTCTAGCTTGAGATGGTGATCATCTATATTAGTTGTGGTGActgtataaaatattataattttgttagcTTTACTTTTTAGTGGGTTTTAGAGTTTGGCGTTTATAAATTATATTCCTGTTGATATTATAGATTGATTTGGAGGTTTATTTGGAGCTAGTTGTGTGAGCATTATCGAATATTTTTTAGACTCATTCGAGTTACGAGTATCCTCCATTCTCTCTacatttaaaatatattttttttctctctacttATTGTCCTATCTAATTTATcttatcatatttttattttgttaagtTGTACATGTACACTTGTTAATTTTTGCTTAGCCATCTTTGGTCCCTGTTGCTTAACCGTTTTTGATCCATGTTGCTTATAGTATACTTGATTTGTCACATGCAACTTTTATTTTCTATACTATTGGCAACTTTGTAACCATTTGTTATGGGCTCTTAAACTTATCTGTGTGGGTAAATCACACACATGGAGTTTTTGCAGTCTTTGGTGCTCTCGGCATTAACTCGTATCAGTACTGTGAATATACGAGCATGTCTGTGGAGTATGAGGGATGATTAAGATCATGATCATTTTGTTTGTTTGGGGCATTTCATCTTATCCTTCTTATGGATAACCGGAGAATGAACTGTTTGCACCGTGTTTTGCTTGGTGTTTACTAGCGAAGGTTTTATAAGATGCCCTTATTAATACCCACCTTACTTGTTCTCAGCCATTTTTTTGATTTTGTTTGGATTAGTTTGTTCCTTACTTCTAAATAATTAATGTCATATTACTCATCTTATTGGCTAattattaaaatcaaatattatttttttgttttaccttttaatgatatattcgtactgggcatttggctcactcgTATTTATTTCTTTCCACAGATAGTCAGGGGTAAAGCTGGGGTGTGATGAGTGCTGCCCATATTTTAACTTGTTTATCTAGTTGAAAATAAAGTCAAGAAAATGTTTTATTTCCATATTATTTTGGATCTTGTTAGAGAATTTTATTTTGGATCTTTTGAACTTTTGTTAGTTTAATAAATTATGTTTAATTTGTTTTTTCTTTCATTAATAAATAAGACTTAGTTTGTGTAGGCTCTACTTGTTTAAGTGGGGTGTTACAATTCCCTCCCAACTTACAAGTGCCAAAATTTGATTGATACTAACTTTTATAAAATAATAGCCTCATCATGCATTAATATTTAATATGCGTTCATAAATTATAATTAGCGAATTATGTTGGGACCCGTTTAGGTACCCTAACATTAATAAAATTGTTACAtctatatttcaaaataaatattcatttTTGAAACGTTACTTATATTAAGAAAAACTATTATTCATGAAGAAAAAAAATGTATTAATTGCATTAATCTATAACAGTATATGAAATATGCTTAatcttaaaaatataaaattgaaGAAAAAGAATGTATTAATTACATTAATCTATTATAGTATATGAAATATGCTTGatcttaaaaatataaatttaagaTTTATGAAACACAATTAATTTTGTAGATATAAACTTGTATCGAAATGTATTTCCATAAATTTGAGCACGTAATGAAATCTTAGTTTTTCGTCAAAAAAAATAAACTTGTATCGAAAGTTAAATTGGAcactaattttaatttttatataaagtGGAAATGTATTTTTAAAAGGAGGGCGTACAACCTAGCATTTTCATTtgattattaaatttttaaaGTTATTAGAAATAACTTTTTTTTTGTTGAAAACGCACTTTCCCAAAAGAAAGAAcgataaattataaaaaatataattttttttaagtatttttgtaattttactattttcttaaaatatataGAAAAAAAAGGTGCATCTAAAATCAACCATCTATGTAATTAGTTATATGGAGATTTTTGGTTGCATGGGAGATTATACGGAATTGAGTAAATTCGTCAAGATTAAATCTAGGTGCATGAGGTTGCAAAAAACggtattttttcaaaaaaatgaAAATTACAATTTGttacaaatataaattatttttacaattttttctAAAAGTAACAGTATTTTTTTCCAAGAATCATTTTTTGCCTTggttatttttcaaaaaatcgCAAAATGAAATGTAATCTTAAAAAAAGCTGTTCAATTAAAATTTGTAAATAATTGAATAAAAAAGTATGACATTTTTTTAATAATTCAGAATATGATTGGTTGGAATGGTTTCAAATTTCATATATAGGCAAAGACACCATTCTGATCTGGGGTATCACAAAATCCTTCAAGAAGAATTACAGCATTTTGACTACACTGTTAACATAGCCCCCGGGGCCCGGATTGCAAGACGGCATTCATCAGTTCAATAATTTCTCTCTTGGCACAGAGTAATTACTCAATTGCTTCTTAGTGCAGAGGAAATATGTAGCATGACCCCTTTTACACAATTTTGCTCAAGGAATAAGAGAAACACACAATAAAGCTTTCATGAATATACAAATACAGCTCTCTACATGTGTACTCAAGGCAATAAACATTTTAATTAATCAAGTCTTAGGAAGTAATAGACAATAACATCTGAATCATAGCATACAGTATGTTGCTTCCCGATTCTCAAATT
This window contains:
- the LOC141673433 gene encoding uncharacterized protein LOC141673433 — translated: MSDGNNSNKHPHLCIIHILFTAINFLCSIEAQPFPNEKLVAINFLLRLYIFIMWLPYEMIDLVLCRVPVKPLLRFRCVCKEWCSLIDSNAFIKKHLKTSIECNTGGGLIINDDAGKIYMAGFDSLDDRSSAVVEISDPLKTVLAGAENFIAANGLVCAAKNEMSEIFLFNPSTRNARKLPSAPAEFPRSFHEVETSICGFGYDHVNDNYKVVKIAECQIQFHGFMVVVYSLKTNSWKRIHNVPSNIVFYLKWGVFASGALHWLASKNPGHCLETIVGFDLGPEQFKEVPFPALNKKYLERNHRSLVPVGESLCILDEYPFFSFDVWLMKEYGAENPWYKAFAVKQPGPLDFVNLRPLTFSKSRKDVLIEVDNAKLMWYDPKRKKSRMLGFVGFRVTSTLIYTPRVSEQRSEAKIRAPNATRRPFPIPSKFLLSEYYIHIYYATFVYMALPCDLIDEILCRLSVKYLLRCRCVSKEWCSLIDSDPFVKKHLRKSLECNAGGLLLNSGDGNFYLTEGYEANVDSGDDDNGVAVEIKDPLKALISGAHFVGAADGLVCVDKNTMNELLIFNPLTRKSREIPSAPAEFPRSLHITETSVCGFGYDGVNDDYKVVKVADCTRQFRGIMVIVYSLKTNSWKRIQNVPPTNTCVHGGDRAVFANGALHWLAFSNLTNWRQIVVCFDLGFEQFKEVPCPPIEGSFGTRTLVSDVESLYIVDNHPDSHSNVWLMINHSGAETFWSKALSVEQHSVLGSLVEERSIIRGSFRFFKPVSFSKSGESVLIEVGVSVDRTKLVWYDLKRKTVKNVKIRGIPNSFESHEYTESLIQLTGEKPLQRPSQDKPDKQQQRKRNALVKVEK